ATAACCAAGTGACAAAAATGGGTACTTTACTTGATCCTCTTGCGGACAAGTTGATGATACTTACCGTTTTGACCAGTTTATGGATAAAAGATTTAATTCCTTTTTTTATTATTGCTATTTTAATGATAAAAGAATTTTCAATGATAATAGGAGCCGCAATACTTTACAAAAAACAAAAAATTGCTATACCCGCAAACAATTACGGCAAAACTGCTACTTTTTTCTTTTATATAGCTATAATTTTTTCAATTTTTGAATGGCCTTATAGTTTTACATTGATGATCATAGCTTTAGCTTTAGCAATTTTAGCATTTTTTATTTATGCTTTTGAATTTTATAAAAGAGCAAGGAGAAATTAAACTTTTTACAAGGACAGGACGATATAAGAAATAGTATATCACTCTGGGGGGAGATATATTGAAAAAAGCTATAAATTTAAAAAAAATGAGGAATATCAATGAAGTATTGAATCTTAAAAAGCAGGTAAAACTTTCGAGAATACAAACAAAATTAAGTTTAATGATTATTGGCATTGTAATTTCTTCTTTGGCTTTAAGCGGGTACATATCTT
The sequence above is a segment of the Thermoanaerobacter ethanolicus JW 200 genome. Coding sequences within it:
- the pgsA gene encoding CDP-diacylglycerol--glycerol-3-phosphate 3-phosphatidyltransferase — its product is MNIPNLLTFIRFLLIPLFVYTFFYVPEGNIYAALIFILSGITDILDGYIARHYNQVTKMGTLLDPLADKLMILTVLTSLWIKDLIPFFIIAILMIKEFSMIIGAAILYKKQKIAIPANNYGKTATFFFYIAIIFSIFEWPYSFTLMIIALALAILAFFIYAFEFYKRARRN